The DNA region GTCCGCCGTCAGAACTCATCTTCTCGCCTTCGTCATCATCGTGATCACCCTCGTGTCCGGATGCTCCAAGGACGACTTCCGGGGCACCAGGCCCGACGAGACGCAGAACGCTCTCACCGTTTCCCAGGCCGTCGATCCCGTGAACTATGGGCGTACGATCCGTGTGAGGGGAGCCATCGACGCCATCTGCCAGGAGGAAGGCTGCTGGATGGTCATTTCCGACGGCTCGAAGAAGTTGCGCATTTCGTTCAAGGACGAGGCCTTCACCGTTCCCATGAAGCTGCAGGGCCAGGTTCTGGTGGAAGGTACCGTCAAGGAGGAACTGCTCGCCGAGGACGTGGCCAAGGCCATCGGTCCGACGATAGGGAAGTCCGACGCCGAGATCGCCGCAATGAGCGGTGACCAGCGCATTCCCCTCATGACCGCCACGGGCGTGCTGTTCGACATCCAGTGAAACTTCGACGATGAGCCCCCGTATCGCCAGCGTCTCGACGACGCATCTCGATACGGGGGCATTCAGGGACGACATGATCAAACTGCCGGACGATCCATCGACACAACGCTCAGTAGCGACGACACTGATCATTTCCGGCGTCGTCCTCATGCTCGTGCGCATGGTGCTTGTCCTGTTCTGGAGCGTCATCGGCGGTCATCCCGTCGCCTCGAACATCTGGATCGAGATCGCCCTCGCACTCATGAGCGATCTCGTGCTGGCCTGCATCGTCGGCGTCAGCGTCATCTATTTCGGCCGACGTGCGAACAACGAAATGTCGTACGAGACCATCGCCGGTGCCATCACCACCTATGCCGTTTCTGCGCTCGCACTGCTGCTCGTGGCCGCACTCCTGCCACCCGACATCGAGGCTGGCAGACCGATCGGCGTCGTCGACCTCATCATGTCGAACGTCATCGCGCTCGGGACCTTCACGATCTCCATAGGTTTCGCTGGCTTCCTGACCCAGGTATTGCTGGCACGACGTCATGCCAAGACGCGTATGCTGCTGCTGGTGCAGTTCTTCCTGTTGCTCTGCATCTGGCTCTGCGAGGCACTGGATTCGTACAGCAGCTTCTTCGGCATCCTGGGATTCCTCCTGACCGTCGTCGGCGCCATCGTGATGCTGATCAACATCCGCCGCCTTAACTGGGTCGCGGGCATCACCATGGACAAGAAGATCCGTCTGCTGTGGCTGACGGCATGTGGAGCTTTCGCGGCCCTCATCCTGTCGCTGACCCATTCGTTCGGAGAAGAGGCTGCCGTGACGGAATCGGCGCAACTCTTCATCCGCAGTGGAGCCGTCCTGCCCTATACGATCAACTTCTTCGGCTTCGTATTCTTCGTCCGCCTGCTCTTCGCCATCGTGGCATCACTGCCCAACAGCGGAATCGTGGATCGCCGTTCCAACGAAGTCGAATCCCTGGCCTATCTCACGCGTCTCATGGCCGAAACGGCCGACGTGGAGCAACTGCTGACGTCAGTGACGCAGTTCGCCCTTCGCGTATGCCGTGCCCACGGTGCGTGGTGCGAGACCTACGAGGACGATGGGGAAGTCCGCGTGATCGCGGCCCAGCTCGTCCATCCCGACTACGTACGCGCGCTCCATTCGAACCGTCAGTTGCACCGTCTGCTGCAGACGTCCGAGCGGCCCGTGCTCATCGAATCCGTCGCCGACCATCTTCCCGAAGCAGATCGTTCCCTCGCGGTGCGCTCCCTGATCGCCGTTCCGCTCGTATCGAACCATCACCGTACCGGTACGCTCGTCATGTTCAGCACGGTCGAGTTCGGATTCGAGGCCGACGATCTGCGCCTCCTCACGGCATTCGGCGATACGATCAGTATCGCCCTCGATCAGGCCCGTCTCATGGAGGCGGCCATCGAGAAGGAACGGCTGCAGAAGGAGTTCGACGTGGCCCAGCGTATCCAGTCCTCCCTCCTGCCCGTCACGGCGCCGTCGATCGACCGGTTCGCCGTCGACGCGATCACCATTCCGGCTACGGAGGTCGGCGGGGACTACTTCGACTACGTGCGCTTCGCCAACGGCAGTACCGGAGTCCTCATCGCCGACGTGTCAGGCAAGGGTATTCCGGCCGCCCTCTACATGGCCACGCTCAAGGGAGCCGTGCTTGCCGAGATGCGGTATGCGACGGGTCCGGCCGACCTGCTGCGTCGCATCAATGCTGCCCTGTTCGGCTCGATGGAACGTCAGATGTACATCACCATGGCCTGCATCTCGTATCATCCCGATTCGCGTTCGCTACGTGTGGCACGGGCCGGACATACCCCGGTCCTCGTCCGTACGGGCGAGGACGTCCACGTCCTCACGCCGCGGGGCGTGGCCATCGGCATCGTTGGGCCCGTCATGTTCGATGCGGCTCTCGTGGAAGAAGCGTTGATGGTTTCGGACGGGGACATCTGCCTGCTGACGACGGACGGCGTGAACGAACGTCGCAACGAACGTCTGGCCGAGATCAGCCTGGATCCCGTCGTCGAACTCATCCGTGCCCAGTGCGACAGCACGGCCTCCGATATCGTGAGGGCCACGCTGGAACTGCTGGAACGGCATGCCGACGGCGCGGAACAGCACGACGATCTCACCATCGTCGCCATCCGTTTCGGAGGGGCGAGTGAAACCAGAACGCATCAGGAACGTATTGAGGTCGTTACCGGAGTATCAGCATGAGCCAGAAATCATTTTCCTCTTCAGCAACCAAACGGGAACGCGGTACCTGCGTGATCGAACTTGCAGGCTATCTCGATGCCCATACGGCCACGGAGCTGGAAAACATGATGCAGTCGGTGATCAACGGCGGCTGCCGTCGCCTTGTCATCGACTTCTCCGATCTCGAATACATCAGCAGCGCCGGTCTGGGCGTCTTCATGGTCTTCATCGAAAGCGTCCGTTCCGATGGCGGAGACATCAAGCTCGCCGCCATGAAGCCGAAGGTCTTCACGGTCTTCGATCTCCTCGGCTTCCCGGT from Candidatus Kapaibacterium thiocyanatum includes:
- a CDS encoding anti-anti-sigma factor; amino-acid sequence: MSQKSFSSSATKRERGTCVIELAGYLDAHTATELENMMQSVINGGCRRLVIDFSDLEYISSAGLGVFMVFIESVRSDGGDIKLAAMKPKVFTVFDLLGFPVLFEIHATVDEAIAAFPQEA